A genomic region of Fundulus heteroclitus isolate FHET01 chromosome 24, MU-UCD_Fhet_4.1, whole genome shotgun sequence contains the following coding sequences:
- the LOC105917017 gene encoding cell adhesion molecule 4 has translation MTERPDPDTTFSKTTETPPDTYPTFSDLVTKIGKKDIYNSTEEFAALIGGIITVVLLVFLCTIAILLWCLSRQKGSYDTNETDDNDDEDEEDDESIGSGVPLQAKEPLNANKDD, from the exons ATGACTGAAAGACCAGACCCCGATACGACTTTTTCAAAGACGACTGAAACACCACCTGACACCTATCCGACTTTTTCAGACCTTGTGACCAAGATCGGGAAGAAGG ATATCTACAACAGCACCGAGGAGTTTGCAGCCTTAATTGGAG GTATCATCACCGTCGTGCTGCTCGTCTTCCTCTGCACAATCGCCATTTTGCTCTGGTGCCTGTCCAGACAGAAAGGCTCCTACGACACCAACGAGACGGACGACAACGACGACGAAGACGAAGAAGACGACGAGTCCATCGGCTCCGGCGTGCCGCTTCAGGCCAAGGAGCCTCTCAACGCGAACAAAGACGACTGA